Proteins encoded by one window of bacterium:
- a CDS encoding 2-C-methyl-D-erythritol 2,4-cyclodiphosphate synthase, whose product MNIRVGQGYDVHRLVDSRKMILGGVEIPF is encoded by the coding sequence ATGAATATTAGAGTTGGTCAGGGATACGATGTGCATCGGCTGGTCGATAGCAGGAAAATGATTCTTGGAGGAGTTGAAATTCCTTTT